From a single Prionailurus bengalensis isolate Pbe53 chromosome A1, Fcat_Pben_1.1_paternal_pri, whole genome shotgun sequence genomic region:
- the DIMT1 gene encoding probable dimethyladenosine transferase isoform X2 yields the protein MFNTGIGQHILKNPLIVNSIIDKAALRPTDVVLEVGPGTGNMTVKLLEKAKKVIACELDPRLVAELHKRVQGTPLASKLQVLVGDVLKTDLPFFDACVANLPYQISSPFVFKLLLHRPFFRCAVLMFQREFALRLVAKPGDKLYCRLSINTQLLARVDHLMKVGKNNFRPPPKVESSVVRIEPKNPPPPINFQEWDGLVRITFVRKNKTLSAAFKSSAVQQLLEKNYRIHCSVHNIIIPEDFSIADKIQQILTSTGFSDKRARSMDIDDFIRLLHGFNAEGIHFS from the exons ATGTTCAACACGGGGATTGGgcaacatattttgaaaaaccCTCTCATTGTTAACAGTATTATCGATAAG GCTGCCTTAAGACCAACTGATGTGGTGCTGGAAGTTGGACCTGGAACTGGCAATATGACTGTAAAGTtgctagaaaaggcaaaaaag GTAATTGCCTGTGAACTTGACCCAAGACTAGTAGCTGAACTTCACAAAAGAGTTCAGGGCAC gCCTCTGGCCAGCAAACTTCAAGTACTGGTGGGTGATGTGTTGAAAACAGATTTGCCATTCTTTGATGCCTGTGTGGCAAATTTGCCATATCAG ATCTCTTCCCCCTTTGTCTTCAAGCTGTTGCTGCACCGACCTTTTTTCAG ATGTGCTGTACTTATGTTTCAAAGAGAATTTGCTCTCCGACTAGTTGCAAAGCCTGGAGATAAATTATACTGCAGACTATCAATCAATACACAGCTGTTAGCACGTGTGGACCATCTGATGAAA GTTGGAAAGAACAATTTCAGGCCACCACCAAAGGTGGAATCCAGTGTCGTAAGAATAGAACCCAAGAATCCACCACCACCTATCAATTTTCAG GAATGGGATGGCCTAGTAAGGATCACCTTTGTTAGGAAGAACAAGACACTGTCTGCGGCATTTAA GTCAAGTGCAGTGCAACAGCTTTTGGAAAAAAACTACAGAATTCACTGTTCGGTCCATAATATT ATAATACCAGAAGATTTCAGCATAGCAGATAAAATACAGCAAATCCTAACCAGCACAGGTTTTAGTGACAAGCGGGCCCGTTCCATGGACATAGATGACTTTATCAg
- the DIMT1 gene encoding probable dimethyladenosine transferase isoform X1, producing the protein MPKIKPGTSGRRRDRLKQSREVKSAGGLMFNTGIGQHILKNPLIVNSIIDKAALRPTDVVLEVGPGTGNMTVKLLEKAKKVIACELDPRLVAELHKRVQGTPLASKLQVLVGDVLKTDLPFFDACVANLPYQISSPFVFKLLLHRPFFRCAVLMFQREFALRLVAKPGDKLYCRLSINTQLLARVDHLMKVGKNNFRPPPKVESSVVRIEPKNPPPPINFQEWDGLVRITFVRKNKTLSAAFKSSAVQQLLEKNYRIHCSVHNIIIPEDFSIADKIQQILTSTGFSDKRARSMDIDDFIRLLHGFNAEGIHFS; encoded by the exons ATGCCAAAGATCAAGCCGGGGACGAGCGGCCGCCGCCGCGATCGACTTAAACAGAGCCGGGAGGTGAAGAGCGCCGGAG GACTCATGTTCAACACGGGGATTGGgcaacatattttgaaaaaccCTCTCATTGTTAACAGTATTATCGATAAG GCTGCCTTAAGACCAACTGATGTGGTGCTGGAAGTTGGACCTGGAACTGGCAATATGACTGTAAAGTtgctagaaaaggcaaaaaag GTAATTGCCTGTGAACTTGACCCAAGACTAGTAGCTGAACTTCACAAAAGAGTTCAGGGCAC gCCTCTGGCCAGCAAACTTCAAGTACTGGTGGGTGATGTGTTGAAAACAGATTTGCCATTCTTTGATGCCTGTGTGGCAAATTTGCCATATCAG ATCTCTTCCCCCTTTGTCTTCAAGCTGTTGCTGCACCGACCTTTTTTCAG ATGTGCTGTACTTATGTTTCAAAGAGAATTTGCTCTCCGACTAGTTGCAAAGCCTGGAGATAAATTATACTGCAGACTATCAATCAATACACAGCTGTTAGCACGTGTGGACCATCTGATGAAA GTTGGAAAGAACAATTTCAGGCCACCACCAAAGGTGGAATCCAGTGTCGTAAGAATAGAACCCAAGAATCCACCACCACCTATCAATTTTCAG GAATGGGATGGCCTAGTAAGGATCACCTTTGTTAGGAAGAACAAGACACTGTCTGCGGCATTTAA GTCAAGTGCAGTGCAACAGCTTTTGGAAAAAAACTACAGAATTCACTGTTCGGTCCATAATATT ATAATACCAGAAGATTTCAGCATAGCAGATAAAATACAGCAAATCCTAACCAGCACAGGTTTTAGTGACAAGCGGGCCCGTTCCATGGACATAGATGACTTTATCAg
- the DIMT1 gene encoding probable dimethyladenosine transferase isoform X3 gives MTVKLLEKAKKVIACELDPRLVAELHKRVQGTPLASKLQVLVGDVLKTDLPFFDACVANLPYQISSPFVFKLLLHRPFFRCAVLMFQREFALRLVAKPGDKLYCRLSINTQLLARVDHLMKVGKNNFRPPPKVESSVVRIEPKNPPPPINFQEWDGLVRITFVRKNKTLSAAFKSSAVQQLLEKNYRIHCSVHNIIIPEDFSIADKIQQILTSTGFSDKRARSMDIDDFIRLLHGFNAEGIHFS, from the exons ATGACTGTAAAGTtgctagaaaaggcaaaaaag GTAATTGCCTGTGAACTTGACCCAAGACTAGTAGCTGAACTTCACAAAAGAGTTCAGGGCAC gCCTCTGGCCAGCAAACTTCAAGTACTGGTGGGTGATGTGTTGAAAACAGATTTGCCATTCTTTGATGCCTGTGTGGCAAATTTGCCATATCAG ATCTCTTCCCCCTTTGTCTTCAAGCTGTTGCTGCACCGACCTTTTTTCAG ATGTGCTGTACTTATGTTTCAAAGAGAATTTGCTCTCCGACTAGTTGCAAAGCCTGGAGATAAATTATACTGCAGACTATCAATCAATACACAGCTGTTAGCACGTGTGGACCATCTGATGAAA GTTGGAAAGAACAATTTCAGGCCACCACCAAAGGTGGAATCCAGTGTCGTAAGAATAGAACCCAAGAATCCACCACCACCTATCAATTTTCAG GAATGGGATGGCCTAGTAAGGATCACCTTTGTTAGGAAGAACAAGACACTGTCTGCGGCATTTAA GTCAAGTGCAGTGCAACAGCTTTTGGAAAAAAACTACAGAATTCACTGTTCGGTCCATAATATT ATAATACCAGAAGATTTCAGCATAGCAGATAAAATACAGCAAATCCTAACCAGCACAGGTTTTAGTGACAAGCGGGCCCGTTCCATGGACATAGATGACTTTATCAg